In Pan troglodytes isolate AG18354 chromosome 5, NHGRI_mPanTro3-v2.0_pri, whole genome shotgun sequence, the sequence TAAAAGGATGAAAGAATTTGCGCAATTTAGTAATGACAGAGGGGTCCACCTCTGGATGAATGCGCCCCTTGCTGCCCGCCAGGCACTTATTAAAGATAATATTAAACCGCAAGCAGTAAAACCCTCTGGTGGCATTGAAGTATAAATTGTATTGACTTATCCTTGGAGGCAGATTTAGGAACTTCTCCACGAGCTGAAGTTCTGGCAGAGGTTCCGTGATGAGGCGATCTCCATCGACGACATGAAATTGCTCAATTGGAAAGTATTTCAACCACCTTTCCAGATGTTTGGTGTAGATGCTGGTTCTTACTGCTTTGTATTTTGTGTTCACTTCGCATGTATTAGGGTCTATGGCCAGCTTCTCAAACTTGTAGTAAGTTttgttcttcctctccttcccctctagCACCTGAGTATAATCAGAAATAGCTCTTGTGGTTGGCTCCCTGACAATGATCAACAACTTGATGGATGAGTTCATTTTGTAAATCCTTTCTGGAACCTCCTCTGTGATAAAATATGCTGGGCTCTTTTCAATTGTGATTTGCTGAGGGTAGGAAAAAGGCATCTTTTTCCTATACCACTCAATGCCCTTACCATAATTCTCATCATTATCAAAAAAGTGGATTTCTTGAGAGGCTTTGACTACTGCCGGATGTAGGTTCAGCATTTCAAGCAGGGCCCTTGTGCCTCCTTTCCTCACCCCAATGATAATGGCCTTGGGGAGCTGCTGGACCAGGTCATGGAGGCGAACCTGCTCCTTGGAAGCGTTGCCCTTCCGGAACTCGTGCAGCAGGCCACGCTTAAACTGCAGGGCGCGGAGTGGGAATTCAGCCTGACTGCGGGCTCCACCCAGTCGACCTTCAATGGGGCAAATGGGTTGTAGCCTGCAAGCAAGACAGAGACACTTTAAGCTCATTGCAactaacttttcatttttctggttcCCCAGTCAGACCAAGActttaaatgcataaataaagcCACTGGTTCCCAGCCTGCTGCAATCCATAATGAACATATGtttgggaaattttattttaagcaac encodes:
- the HS3ST5 gene encoding heparan sulfate glucosamine 3-O-sulfotransferase 5; translation: MLFKQQAWLRQKLLVLGSLAVGSLLYLVARVGSLDRLQPICPIEGRLGGARSQAEFPLRALQFKRGLLHEFRKGNASKEQVRLHDLVQQLPKAIIIGVRKGGTRALLEMLNLHPAVVKASQEIHFFDNDENYGKGIEWYRKKMPFSYPQQITIEKSPAYFITEEVPERIYKMNSSIKLLIIVREPTTRAISDYTQVLEGKERKNKTYYKFEKLAIDPNTCEVNTKYKAVRTSIYTKHLERWLKYFPIEQFHVVDGDRLITEPLPELQLVEKFLNLPPRISQYNLYFNATRGFYCLRFNIIFNKCLAGSKGRIHPEVDPSVITKLRKFFHPFNQKFYQITGRTLNWP